One window of the Candidatus Chryseobacterium colombiense genome contains the following:
- a CDS encoding replication-associated recombination protein A has protein sequence MNQNIPLAEKLRPKTLEDVLGQEHLTGEKGTIRKMLENDTLNSLIFWGPPGTGKTTLAEIISEKSGRKFFKLSAVSSGVKDVRDVIEDAKKQNLFSGKSPILFIDEIHRFNKSQQDSLLHAVEKGWVVLIGATTENPSFEVVSALLSRSQVYVLKALTYEKLEELIDIALARYNKDEGENFIIKDKQAFIQYSGGDGRKLINSVELVLNQFKKSSKKEIDNDDVMSVLQETMALYDKNGEQHYDIISAFIKSMRGSDPNGAVYWLARMIAGGEDIKFIARRMLILAAEDIGLANPNALTIANNCFQAVNVIGNPEARIILSETAIYLAVSPKSNSAYTAINDALAFVKKTGNLPVPLHLRNAPTKLMKDLDYGKEYKYAHSYEGNFVDQDFLPEEIKDLKFYEPGNNATEKKIYDELKKKWSNKY, from the coding sequence TTGAATCAAAATATTCCATTAGCTGAAAAATTAAGACCCAAGACATTAGAAGATGTTTTAGGGCAGGAACATCTTACCGGAGAAAAGGGAACGATAAGAAAAATGCTGGAAAATGATACATTGAATTCTCTTATTTTCTGGGGCCCACCTGGAACAGGTAAAACAACTTTGGCTGAGATTATTTCTGAAAAATCCGGACGTAAGTTTTTTAAGCTTTCTGCAGTTTCTTCAGGCGTAAAAGATGTAAGAGATGTGATTGAAGATGCTAAAAAACAAAATCTGTTTTCCGGGAAATCTCCTATATTATTTATTGACGAAATACACCGGTTCAACAAATCTCAGCAGGATTCTCTTTTGCATGCAGTGGAAAAAGGCTGGGTGGTTTTGATTGGTGCAACAACAGAAAACCCAAGTTTTGAAGTTGTTTCTGCATTGCTTTCCAGAAGTCAGGTATATGTTTTAAAAGCTTTAACTTATGAAAAGCTTGAAGAACTCATTGATATTGCTTTGGCAAGATATAATAAAGATGAAGGTGAAAACTTTATAATTAAGGATAAGCAGGCTTTTATTCAGTATTCTGGAGGAGATGGGAGAAAGCTCATCAATTCCGTAGAACTTGTCCTGAATCAATTTAAAAAATCATCAAAAAAAGAAATTGATAATGATGATGTAATGTCTGTTTTACAAGAAACAATGGCATTGTATGATAAAAATGGTGAGCAGCATTATGATATCATTTCTGCATTTATAAAATCGATGCGAGGAAGTGACCCGAATGGCGCGGTGTACTGGTTGGCTAGAATGATTGCGGGTGGGGAAGATATTAAATTCATTGCAAGGAGAATGCTGATCTTGGCTGCTGAAGATATCGGATTGGCAAATCCTAATGCTTTAACGATAGCCAATAACTGCTTTCAGGCAGTAAATGTAATCGGAAATCCGGAGGCTAGGATTATTTTAAGTGAAACGGCAATTTATCTGGCGGTTTCTCCTAAGAGCAATTCTGCTTATACCGCAATAAATGATGCATTAGCCTTTGTAAAGAAGACCGGAAATTTACCGGTACCGCTTCATTTGAGAAATGCTCCCACAAAGCTGATGAAAGATTTAGATTACGGGAAAGAATATAAATATGCCCATTCTTATGAAGGGAATTTTGTAGATCAGGATTTTCTTCCGGAAGAAATAAAAGATTTGAAATTTTATGAGCCGGGAAATAATGCTACGGAAAAGAAAATTTATGATGAGCTCAAAAAGAAATGGAGCAACAAATATTAA
- a CDS encoding arsenate reductase family protein, whose protein sequence is MKKVFYLNTCDTCRKILAQFDLADWELREIKKEPITKEELEEMHKKTKSYEALFSKKSTQIKLRGLDVKSLTEKDFKELLLDHYTFLKRPVFLTDKEIFVGNDKNNVAALQEFFGVTE, encoded by the coding sequence ATGAAAAAAGTATTTTATCTCAATACGTGTGATACCTGCAGAAAAATTTTAGCACAATTCGACCTTGCAGACTGGGAACTTCGTGAAATCAAAAAAGAACCGATTACGAAAGAAGAGTTAGAAGAAATGCATAAAAAAACAAAGTCTTACGAGGCATTATTCAGCAAAAAATCTACTCAGATTAAGTTGAGAGGGTTAGATGTGAAATCTTTAACAGAAAAGGATTTTAAAGAATTGTTATTGGATCATTATACCTTTTTGAAAAGACCTGTTTTCCTTACTGATAAAGAAATTTTCGTAGGGAATGATAAAAATAATGTGGCGGCTTTGCAGGAGTTTTTTGGAGTCACTGAATAA
- a CDS encoding D-2-hydroxyacid dehydrogenase, which produces MKVLANDGLDQSGIDALQEKGFEVITTKVAQEFLVDYINEHQIQTLLVRSATQVRKDIIDNCPSIEIIGRGGVGMDNIDVDYAREKGIHVINTPSASSESVAELVFAHLFSGARFLQDSNRKMPLVGDTEFAGLKKAYTAGIELKGKTIGIIGMGRIGQEVAKIALGLGMRVIAADNNIGKASIKVKFYNNQFINVDIETEPLQDVLKHSDFITLHVPAQKDGYMIGKNEFEMMKDGVAVVNCSRGGVIDEEALIDALDSGKVRFAGLDVFMNEPTPSKKILNHSKISLTPHTGASTLEAQDRIGLSLAEQISSILQIQ; this is translated from the coding sequence ATGAAAGTTTTAGCAAACGATGGCTTAGATCAATCTGGAATTGATGCATTACAGGAGAAAGGTTTTGAAGTGATTACGACAAAAGTAGCACAGGAATTTTTGGTAGACTATATTAATGAGCACCAGATCCAAACGCTTTTGGTACGTAGCGCAACACAGGTAAGAAAAGATATTATTGATAATTGCCCGTCGATAGAGATTATCGGAAGAGGAGGAGTAGGAATGGATAATATTGATGTAGACTATGCCAGAGAAAAAGGTATACATGTAATCAATACACCTTCAGCTTCATCAGAATCCGTAGCTGAGTTGGTTTTTGCTCATTTGTTTTCAGGAGCAAGATTTTTACAGGATTCCAACAGAAAAATGCCTTTGGTGGGAGATACCGAATTTGCAGGTTTGAAAAAAGCTTATACGGCTGGAATCGAGTTGAAGGGAAAAACAATAGGAATTATTGGAATGGGGAGAATCGGCCAGGAAGTTGCTAAAATTGCTTTAGGTCTTGGAATGAGAGTGATTGCTGCTGATAATAATATAGGAAAAGCAAGCATTAAAGTGAAATTCTACAACAACCAGTTTATCAACGTAGATATAGAAACCGAACCTTTACAGGATGTGTTAAAGCATTCAGATTTTATTACCCTTCACGTTCCGGCTCAAAAAGACGGATATATGATCGGTAAAAACGAATTTGAAATGATGAAAGACGGGGTAGCTGTTGTTAATTGTTCAAGAGGAGGAGTAATCGATGAAGAAGCTTTAATTGATGCCTTAGATTCCGGAAAAGTAAGATTTGCGGGATTGGATGTTTTCATGAATGAACCGACTCCTTCTAAAAAGATATTAAATCACTCAAAAATTTCTTTGACACCGCACACAGGCGCCTCTACATTGGAAGCTCAGGATAGAATAGGACTTTCTCTGGCTGAACAGATTTCAAGTATTCTGCAAATTCAGTAA
- a CDS encoding NAD(P)H-hydrate dehydratase, whose translation MKIFTAKKIRQCDEFTIANEPVSSILLMERAAESCVNWILENCKIHKSFAIFCGNGNNGGDGLAMARLLYLKGFDVDVFVKEIKGNFSQDAAINYQKLKDFSGIHIIEFRDFQQEKITDHTIFIDAVFGTGLSRKIEGEELKIINELNSLQNIKISIDIPSGLFADENLDEDSAVFKADYTLSFQFWKRSFLYPETGKYTGKVVILDIGLHPQYINETHTSHFTIDDEGIEKIFKTRNEYSHKGSFGKAGIIGGSYGKIGAAVLSVKAALKSGAGLVFAYSPKCGYETLQTSSPEAMFIEGGKDYIENIETDQDIVLGIGPGLGTHQETEVSLLKFLRGYSSPLVLDADALNIISKNPSFIQLIPENSIITPHPKEFERLFGKTKDSFERSDLAVQKAVELKIYIVLKDHHTQVVTPEGNIFYNITGNSGLAKGGSGDILTGILTSLLAQGYSSENAAVLGVWLHGKSADFAAEKHSKESMQPSDVIKELETTFLYINKKVTKKL comes from the coding sequence GTGAAAATTTTTACAGCAAAAAAAATTAGACAATGTGATGAATTTACGATTGCCAATGAGCCTGTTTCTTCGATATTATTGATGGAACGGGCTGCAGAGTCGTGCGTTAATTGGATTTTAGAAAACTGTAAAATTCATAAAAGTTTTGCAATCTTTTGCGGAAATGGTAACAATGGAGGAGATGGATTGGCTATGGCGAGACTGCTTTATTTAAAGGGCTTTGATGTGGATGTTTTTGTAAAAGAGATAAAAGGAAATTTTTCTCAGGATGCAGCGATTAACTATCAAAAATTAAAAGATTTTTCGGGAATACATATTATAGAATTCAGAGATTTTCAGCAGGAAAAAATAACAGACCATACCATCTTCATTGACGCTGTTTTTGGAACAGGCTTATCCAGAAAGATAGAAGGAGAAGAACTGAAAATTATAAATGAACTGAACTCCTTACAGAACATAAAAATTTCAATAGATATTCCTTCGGGGTTATTTGCGGATGAAAATCTGGATGAAGATTCTGCTGTTTTCAAAGCGGATTATACACTAAGCTTTCAATTCTGGAAAAGAAGCTTTTTATATCCTGAAACAGGAAAATATACGGGTAAAGTTGTGATTTTAGACATCGGACTTCATCCTCAATATATTAATGAAACCCATACATCCCATTTTACTATTGATGATGAGGGTATTGAAAAAATATTTAAGACCAGAAATGAATATTCACACAAAGGAAGTTTTGGTAAAGCAGGAATTATCGGAGGAAGCTACGGTAAAATAGGAGCAGCCGTTCTGTCTGTGAAAGCTGCCTTGAAAAGTGGAGCAGGGCTTGTTTTTGCCTACAGCCCAAAATGCGGATATGAGACACTTCAAACTTCATCACCTGAAGCAATGTTCATAGAAGGCGGAAAAGATTATATTGAAAATATTGAAACTGATCAGGATATCGTCTTAGGAATCGGGCCGGGTTTAGGAACCCATCAGGAAACCGAAGTGAGTTTGCTGAAATTTCTAAGGGGGTATTCTTCGCCGTTGGTTTTGGATGCTGATGCGCTTAATATAATCTCTAAAAATCCATCCTTTATACAGTTGATTCCTGAAAATTCCATTATCACTCCACATCCCAAAGAATTCGAAAGGCTTTTCGGAAAAACAAAAGATTCTTTTGAAAGATCTGATCTTGCTGTTCAAAAAGCTGTTGAGCTCAAGATCTACATTGTATTAAAAGATCATCATACGCAAGTTGTAACTCCGGAAGGAAATATTTTTTACAATATTACAGGGAATTCAGGACTCGCGAAAGGAGGAAGCGGTGATATTCTGACAGGGATTTTAACATCCTTGTTAGCTCAGGGATATTCTTCGGAAAATGCGGCTGTTCTTGGAGTCTGGCTTCATGGAAAATCTGCAGATTTTGCAGCAGAAAAGCATTCTAAAGAATCGATGCAGCCTTCAGATGTAATTAAAGAATTAGAAACTACATTCCTATATATCAACAAAAAAGTCACAAAGAAATTGTGA
- the gcvT gene encoding glycine cleavage system aminomethyltransferase GcvT, which produces MKKTALYDKHVSLGAKIVPFAGFEMPVQYSGVTEEHFAVREKAGLFDVSHMGQFFIEGPGSKDLLQFVTTNNVDALENGKAQYSCLPNENGGIVDDLIVYKMEDDKYFVVVNASNIDKDWNHISKYNTFGAKMTNASDDMSLLAVQGPKATEILQKLTETNLSEIPYYHFTVGAVVGVDNVIISNTGYTGSGGFEIYFNNDAAEKLWDAIIEAGTEEGIVPCGLAARDTLRLEKGFCLYGNDIDDTTSPIEAGLGWITKFDKDFVSKETFAKQKEEGVTRKLVGFELTDKGVPRHDYPVVDAEGNVIGKVTSGTQSPMKKIGLGLAYVDKPHFKLGSEIFIQVRNKNIPAKVVKAPFV; this is translated from the coding sequence ATGAAGAAAACAGCATTGTACGACAAACACGTTTCTTTAGGAGCTAAAATCGTACCTTTTGCAGGTTTTGAAATGCCTGTACAATATTCCGGAGTAACGGAAGAACATTTTGCAGTAAGAGAAAAAGCAGGATTGTTTGATGTTTCTCACATGGGGCAATTTTTCATCGAGGGTCCTGGTTCAAAAGATCTTTTGCAGTTCGTAACCACCAATAATGTAGATGCTCTTGAAAACGGAAAAGCTCAATATTCTTGTCTTCCTAATGAAAACGGAGGAATCGTGGATGATCTTATCGTTTATAAAATGGAAGATGACAAATATTTTGTGGTTGTCAATGCTTCTAACATCGATAAAGACTGGAATCACATTTCAAAATACAATACTTTCGGAGCAAAAATGACCAATGCTTCAGACGATATGTCTTTATTAGCAGTTCAGGGTCCGAAAGCTACTGAAATTCTTCAAAAACTGACAGAAACAAATCTTTCTGAGATTCCTTACTATCATTTCACAGTTGGTGCTGTAGTCGGAGTTGATAATGTAATCATTTCCAATACAGGATATACAGGAAGCGGTGGTTTCGAAATTTATTTCAATAATGATGCTGCGGAAAAACTTTGGGATGCGATTATTGAAGCCGGAACTGAAGAAGGGATTGTTCCTTGCGGATTGGCTGCAAGAGATACTTTGAGACTTGAAAAAGGATTCTGCCTTTACGGAAACGATATCGACGATACTACTTCTCCAATTGAAGCAGGTTTAGGATGGATCACTAAATTCGATAAAGATTTCGTATCTAAAGAAACTTTTGCAAAACAGAAAGAAGAAGGAGTAACGAGAAAATTAGTTGGTTTTGAATTAACTGACAAAGGAGTTCCAAGACACGACTACCCTGTTGTAGATGCTGAAGGTAACGTGATTGGAAAAGTAACTTCAGGAACCCAGTCTCCAATGAAAAAAATAGGTTTAGGTCTTGCGTATGTGGACAAACCTCACTTCAAATTAGGTTCTGAAATCTTCATTCAGGTAAGAAACAAAAATATTCCTGCAAAAGTGGTGAAAGCTCCTTTTGTGTAA
- the idi gene encoding isopentenyl-diphosphate Delta-isomerase has protein sequence MEELVVLVNPDDQILGLMEKQQAHINGLLHRAFSVFLFNDKGEMLLQKRASEKYHSPNQWTNAVCSHPRIGETYLEGAKRRLKEELGIETDLSEKFHFIYKADVGGNLWEHELDHVFTGFYNAEFDLNRKEVEEVRYISMDDLDKEIAEKPETFTEWFKIILEEYKYHF, from the coding sequence ATGGAAGAATTGGTAGTTTTAGTAAATCCTGATGACCAAATTTTAGGATTGATGGAAAAACAGCAAGCCCATATTAATGGTCTTTTACATCGGGCTTTCTCCGTATTTTTATTCAATGATAAAGGTGAAATGCTTTTGCAGAAAAGAGCATCCGAGAAATATCATTCTCCCAACCAATGGACGAATGCAGTGTGTTCACACCCCAGAATCGGAGAAACTTACCTGGAAGGAGCAAAGAGAAGACTGAAGGAAGAACTTGGAATAGAAACAGACCTTTCCGAAAAATTCCATTTTATTTACAAAGCAGATGTAGGAGGAAATTTATGGGAACATGAACTAGATCATGTTTTCACTGGCTTTTATAATGCAGAATTTGACCTCAATAGAAAAGAAGTGGAAGAAGTAAGGTATATTTCTATGGATGATCTGGATAAGGAAATCGCAGAAAAACCAGAGACTTTCACAGAATGGTTTAAAATTATTTTAGAAGAATATAAATATCATTTTTAA
- the lgt gene encoding prolipoprotein diacylglyceryl transferase, producing the protein MWDPSTGIHLGPITLHYYSLMFIFAFGFGYLLMTRMFTIDHINQKYLEPLFTWTLIGTILGARLGHVIFYQPELFKQDFWSVFLPIQTKPEFKFTGFSGLASHGATLALILTTLYYSFKIIKKNPFWVYDRLGIVVALGGAFVRMGNFFNSEIIGKPVAADSPFAFLFPQMSDEYGVTVPRYPTQLFEAVGYVLLFILLWVLYRKTDKKYQQGWLFGLFFIILWAIRFFVEFLKEPQGNEFIQFGGLNTGQILSIPFMIAGVIIMLYSKKFKITEAENAKPE; encoded by the coding sequence ATATGGGATCCTTCTACCGGAATTCATCTGGGACCCATTACCCTGCATTATTATAGTCTGATGTTCATTTTTGCCTTTGGTTTCGGATATCTTTTGATGACGAGAATGTTCACTATTGATCATATTAATCAAAAATACCTTGAGCCTCTTTTTACATGGACGTTGATCGGTACAATTCTAGGAGCGAGATTAGGACACGTTATTTTTTATCAGCCGGAGCTTTTCAAACAGGACTTCTGGAGTGTATTTTTACCTATTCAGACAAAACCTGAATTCAAATTTACAGGATTCTCTGGTCTTGCCAGTCATGGAGCAACCCTTGCATTAATTTTAACAACATTGTATTACTCATTCAAAATCATTAAGAAAAATCCTTTCTGGGTATATGACAGATTGGGAATTGTAGTTGCTTTGGGAGGTGCATTTGTACGTATGGGGAACTTCTTTAATTCGGAAATCATTGGTAAACCTGTAGCAGCAGATTCTCCATTTGCTTTTCTTTTCCCTCAGATGAGTGATGAATACGGGGTAACCGTTCCAAGGTATCCTACTCAGTTATTTGAGGCAGTAGGTTATGTACTTCTGTTTATCCTTTTATGGGTATTATATAGAAAAACAGACAAAAAATATCAGCAAGGATGGTTATTCGGTTTATTTTTTATCATTCTTTGGGCGATCAGATTCTTTGTAGAATTCTTAAAAGAACCTCAAGGAAACGAATTCATTCAGTTTGGAGGATTAAATACAGGACAAATTCTTTCCATTCCGTTTATGATAGCCGGTGTCATCATTATGCTTTATTCTAAAAAGTTTAAAATAACTGAAGCTGAAAATGCCAAACCTGAATAA
- a CDS encoding acyl-CoA thioesterase translates to MDNKPITFQFISEPSDVNYGGKVHGGSVMKWIDQAGYACATTWSGNYSVTVYVGGIRFYEPIKIGEIVKVEAQVIYTGSSSMHISINVFSRNLKQPNFDKKTHCIIVFVAVDENGKKLPVPKWIPETEEEKQKEQYAKRLMELRAQIEDEMKPFL, encoded by the coding sequence ATGGATAACAAACCAATAACTTTTCAATTTATTTCAGAGCCTTCAGATGTCAACTACGGAGGAAAGGTACATGGAGGAAGTGTGATGAAATGGATAGACCAGGCTGGCTATGCATGTGCAACAACATGGAGTGGTAATTATTCTGTAACGGTTTATGTAGGAGGAATCCGTTTCTATGAACCCATTAAAATCGGGGAAATTGTAAAAGTGGAAGCCCAGGTAATTTATACCGGTTCATCCAGTATGCATATTTCAATCAATGTATTTTCCAGAAATCTGAAGCAGCCCAATTTCGATAAAAAAACACATTGCATCATTGTTTTTGTTGCCGTTGACGAAAACGGCAAAAAACTTCCTGTTCCCAAATGGATTCCGGAAACTGAAGAGGAAAAACAAAAAGAGCAGTATGCAAAACGTCTCATGGAGCTAAGAGCACAGATCGAAGACGAAATGAAGCCATTTCTATAA
- a CDS encoding phosphoheptose isomerase has protein sequence MELEYKDHISPILKDGVKNYLIDIDGTITEDVPNEEPERMVTCEPFPDALETINRWYDEGHQICFFTSRTENLKQITIDWLDKHGFKYHSVLCGKPRGGNYHWIDNHLVRATRYKGKFTDLVEKQVTIEVFKED, from the coding sequence ATGGAGTTAGAATACAAAGATCACATAAGTCCGATTCTAAAGGACGGAGTAAAAAATTACCTAATTGATATAGACGGAACGATTACAGAAGATGTTCCTAACGAAGAGCCGGAAAGAATGGTTACCTGTGAGCCTTTTCCTGATGCTTTGGAAACCATTAACAGATGGTATGACGAAGGACATCAGATTTGTTTTTTCACTTCAAGAACTGAAAACCTGAAACAAATCACGATAGACTGGCTGGATAAACACGGGTTTAAATATCATAGTGTACTGTGTGGAAAACCAAGAGGAGGAAACTATCACTGGATAGATAACCATTTGGTAAGAGCTACAAGATATAAAGGTAAATTCACAGACCTTGTAGAAAAACAGGTAACCATTGAAGTTTTTAAAGAAGATTAA
- the mscL gene encoding large-conductance mechanosensitive channel protein MscL — MGFLKEFKEFAVKGNVVDLAIGVIIGGAFGKIVTSLVEDIITPAILTPTLEKLNLKNLADLVIPGTAIKYGMFLSATISFIIVALALFLMIKGINKLKKEAPAEAPAPAGPTEDQKLLMEIRDLLKAKNS, encoded by the coding sequence ATGGGATTTTTAAAAGAATTTAAAGAGTTTGCCGTTAAAGGGAACGTAGTAGATTTAGCTATTGGGGTAATTATTGGAGGTGCTTTTGGTAAAATTGTCACTTCTTTGGTAGAGGATATTATTACGCCTGCTATTTTAACCCCTACGTTAGAAAAATTAAATTTAAAAAATCTGGCTGACCTAGTGATTCCGGGTACAGCTATTAAGTATGGAATGTTCTTATCTGCCACCATTTCCTTTATTATAGTAGCGTTGGCTTTATTTCTTATGATTAAGGGAATCAACAAGCTGAAAAAAGAAGCTCCTGCTGAAGCACCTGCACCGGCGGGACCTACAGAAGACCAAAAATTATTAATGGAAATCAGAGACTTATTGAAAGCTAAAAATTCATAA
- a CDS encoding Pr6Pr family membrane protein, translating into MIPRILSLIFALIGWFSVITQYDLMIENSQISFTETTIRFFSYFTILTNIIVTMYFTFRAFNFSPTIKKPGILTAITIYILIVCLIYQIILRSAWAPTGLQKLVDELLHSIMPILVLMYWYLYENKKGLTYKQIPYWAIYPLLYLFYILIRGYFSDFYPYPFINVIHLGYFQVFINSFWVLLLFVALSMFFIRIGKSLNR; encoded by the coding sequence ATGATACCAAGAATTTTATCTTTAATTTTTGCCCTTATTGGTTGGTTTTCAGTCATCACTCAATATGATCTGATGATAGAGAACAGCCAGATTTCTTTTACAGAAACTACCATCAGGTTTTTCAGCTACTTTACCATCCTTACCAATATAATCGTCACCATGTATTTCACATTTAGGGCTTTTAATTTTTCTCCAACAATTAAAAAGCCAGGAATTCTGACTGCTATTACGATCTATATTTTAATTGTATGCTTAATTTATCAGATCATCCTTCGCTCAGCATGGGCTCCTACAGGATTGCAAAAGCTTGTGGATGAGCTCTTACACAGCATAATGCCAATTCTTGTTCTCATGTATTGGTATCTGTATGAAAATAAAAAAGGTTTAACCTATAAGCAAATTCCTTATTGGGCAATTTATCCTTTGCTTTATCTTTTTTATATATTAATCAGAGGATATTTTTCAGACTTTTATCCTTATCCTTTTATAAATGTGATACATCTTGGTTATTTCCAGGTTTTCATTAATTCCTTTTGGGTTCTGCTTTTATTTGTAGCGCTGTCGATGTTTTTTATTCGCATAGGTAAGAGTTTAAATAGATGA
- the yidD gene encoding membrane protein insertion efficiency factor YidD, producing MKPTFNKIITFPLVLLIRFYQWFISPLLPKNCRYEPTCSHYMIEALQVHGIFKGFWLGVKRISKCHPWGGSGYDPVPPKCNH from the coding sequence TTGAAACCTACATTCAATAAAATCATCACATTTCCACTGGTACTATTAATACGATTTTACCAATGGTTTATTTCGCCTTTACTTCCTAAAAACTGTCGATATGAGCCTACCTGTTCACATTATATGATAGAGGCATTACAGGTTCATGGAATTTTCAAAGGGTTTTGGCTGGGTGTAAAAAGAATTTCAAAATGCCATCCTTGGGGAGGAAGCGGATATGATCCTGTACCTCCAAAGTGTAATCATTAA